The genomic interval CTGAACCGCTGAATAGCCAGAACCTTAGCCAGAGTCCAGGAGACCCCTGTATAGAAGCTAAGAGACCTTCCTCTGCTGACCTGAGAATACACCGTCTCCACTCCAGCTCAATTCTCTGTCCTGCTGTCACTGACAATGAACCAGAAGACCACTCTGGTGCTCCTCGCTCTGGCTGTCATCACAATTTTTGCCTTGGTGTGTGTCCTGCTAGCTGgcaggggaggagatgggggtgAACCCGGCCAGCCTCCCCgctgcccctctgtctcccccagtgCCCAGCTCCGGACACCCCCCAGCCAGAGCCAGCTGTTTGCAGACCTGAGCCCAGAGGAGCTGACGGCTGTGATGAGCTTCCTGACCCAGCAGCTGGGGCCAGGCCTGGTGGACGCAGCCCAGGCCCGCCCCTCGGACAACTGCGTCTTCTCGGTGGAGCTGCAGCTGCCCCCCAAGGCTGCTGCCCTGGCCCACCTGGACAGGGGGAGTCCCCCGCCCGCCCGGGAGGCACTGGCCATCGTCTTCTTTGGCGGACAACCCCAGCCCAACGTGAGTGAGCTGGTGGTGGGGCCGCTGCCGCACCCCTCCTACCTGCGGGATGTGACGGTGGAGCGTCACGGGGGCCCCCTGCCCTATCACCGACGCCCCGTGCTGATGCGAGAGTACCAGGACATAGACCAGCTGATCTTCGACAGAGAGCTGCCCCAGGCTGCTGGTCTCCTCCACCACTGCTGCTTCTATAAACGCCAAGGACGGAACCTGGTGGCGATGAACGCGGCCCCCCAAGGTTTGCAGTCAGGGGACCGGGCCACCTGGTTTGGCCTCTACTACAACGTCTCAGGGGCTGGGTTCTTCCTGCACCCCGTGGGGTTGGAGCTGCTGGTAGACCACAAGGCTCTGGAACCTGCCCACTGGACCATCCAGAAGGTGTTCTTTCAAGGCCGCTACTATGAGAGTTTGGCCCAGCTGGAAGACCAGTTTGAGGCCGGCCTGGTGAATGTGGTGCTGATCCCAGACAACGGCACAGGTGGGTCCTGGTCCTTGAAGTCCCAGGTGCCTCGGGGTCCGAGTCCTCCTCTGCAGTTCCACCCCCAGGGCCCCCGCTTCAGTGTCCAGGGGAGTCAAGTGGCCTCCTCATTGTGGACTTTCTCCTTTGGCCTTGGAGCTTTCAGTGGCCCAAGGATCTTTGACATCCGCTTCCGGGGAGAACGACTAGCTTATGAGATCAGTCTCCAGGAGGCCTTGGCCATCTATGGAGGAAATTCCCCCGCAGCATTGCTCACCCGCTATATCGATGGCAACTTTGGCATGGGCAAGTACTCCACTCCCCTGACCCGGGGGGTGGACTGCCCCTACCTGGCCACCTACGTGGACTGGCACTTCCTTCTGGAGTCCCAAGCCCCTAAGACAATGCGTGATGCCATTTGTGTGTTTGAACAGAACCAGGGCCTCCCCCTGAGACGACACCACTCAAATTTCTACTCCCACTATTTTGGGGGCCTTGCAGAGACAGTGCTGGTCCTCAGATCTGTGTCGACCTTGCTCAATTATGACTATCTGTGGGATATGGTCTTCCATTCCAGCGGGGCCATAGAGGTCCGATTCCATGCCACCGGCTACATCAGCTCAGCATTTCTCTTTGGTGCTGCCCGAAGGTATGGGAACCAGGTTGGGGAGCACACGCTGGGCACCGTCCACACCCACAGTGCCCACTTCAAGGTGGATCTGGATGTAGCAGGTAAGATATTCCAGCAGAAACAAGGATTCCAGAAGAGGGGACTGAAAAGTTGtctgtttgctttgggttttctgGAAGTTATCAGGAAAGGCAGATCTGAGCATGAGTTGTGGTTTGGGAGTTTCACACTTCCACTTTTGTTGGACGGGAGAAAGTTGGCTGCTGAATTTTATTTGGATCTTAGCTCATTGGCTGAGAGCAATGTCACCCTCCCTCCACATGACCTCATCTGAAAATCTTGAGAAATGGCAAAGCTCAGGGAGGAGGCAGCCTCTGGGCTCACAAGGTCCCCttttgccctcctccctccctccctccctcttataCAGGCCCCACTTCAGGGAGTCAGCCCttcatttttcagttcatttctctgtgtgtggCCTGTGGTGCTGAGGTTTTGGAGGCTCTGTTTGCATTGTGCCAAGTCCCTGGCACATGCAGGCCCGTCATGGAATACCCCAGGCCGTACATTTCCTTGGGAGATgaagcccccctcctccctgaaattccatctctctctgggcACAATACACTTTATAGCATAGGTGCTGTGGAGTGTTCAGATAGATCCTGGGGTTAGTGGTCACCGAGAGAGCCAAAGATACGTGAGGTCTTGGAGTCTGTCTTTCCACTTTTCTTCCCCACATTAAGTCAatcacccattttttttctggtctgCCTCCAAAATGTGTCAAAGCCTTGCTGGGCCAGCCTTCTCTCTGCTGTTTCCACTCTTCTTCCTCTCAGGTCCAGGGGCCACCTATCAGCCTGTGCCTGCATGCTCCCCTGGGTAGCTCCAAGTTTCCCCATCACCTATAAGATCCGCACTCAGAGGGTGCAAGGCCCTTCCCCTCAAGAGTGCGGCTCCAGCCCGCCTTTCAGGCTCCTCCCCCGGCTGTCTTAGCCACGCCCACCCCTCCGAGGCCCGGGACACACGAGTCACCCCAGTCACACACGAGTCAGGCTTCTATGCTTTTGCTCATGTTTCGTCCCTGCCTAGAACGCCCTGCTGTGCTGGTCGTATGTCCTGATACAAGGCTGAAAGGCACCCAGGAAGGCCCCCTTTTCCGGCCTGCGCCTGTATTCCTGTGACCTTGGACCCTGAATGTGCTCCTCTCGCACAGCAAGCCAGCCAGGGCTTTGCCTGCTGCAGCCTCCGTGAGAGCAGGAGGGAAAGCACAGGATTTCATTCCTCCGTGTGTCCCAGGGCTGAGCACAGTCTCTCCATTAATAAGTGTGAAGGATTAATGAATGAAATCCTTGAGGAAATACTTTACAGGTCAACAGCTCTGGCTGAAAGATCAGGGATAtcttggggagagggaaggggagcagggggCACACCCAGTTCTGGGTTTCTCTTTGGCCCCACTCTGAAGCagtgagtggaggggaggggacagagtcCAGAGGGGACAGGGCAGCTGCGTGaccagccctccctcccacccacctccaccccaccccggcAGGACTGGAGAACTGGGTCTGGGCTGAGGACACGTCCTATGTCCCCACGGCGGTACCCTGGAGCCCCGAGCACCAGATGCAGAGGCTGCAGGTGACCCGGAAGCTGCTGGAGACTGAGGAGCAGGCCGCCTTCCCCCTGGGAGGCACCCCACCCCGCTACGTGTACCTGGCCAGCAACCACAGCAACAAGTGGGGTCACCCGCGGGGCTACCGCATCCAGATGCTCAGCTTTGCTGGGGAGCCGCTGCCCCAGAACAGCTCCATGGAGAGAGCCTTCAGCTGGGGAAGGTGAGCGGCAGGGTGTTAGCGGCTGGAGGAGGTGGACTATAAGAAGGGCCCCAAGTTGCTCAGAAGCCActtgcccccacctcccacaggtgtgcatgcacatacacaatcatgcacacacacacattcccgcAGCCACGATCTTAGTGGTATTCAAGATGCAGCCTGCTGGACGGAGGGATCAATGGAGAGTTATGTGCCAACTCGAGTATAATGAAATGTTGAAGGTGGGTTCTAGGTCATGGGTATGTGGGTGTTCACTACgccattctttcaacttttctgtatgttaaaaatgttcacaataggggcgcctgggtggcgcagtcggttaagcgtccgacttcagccaggtcacgatctcgcggtccgtgagttcgagccccgcgtcaggctctgggctgttggctcggagcctggagcctgtttccgattctgtgtctccctctctctctgcccctcccccgttcatgctctgtctctctctgtcccaaaaataaataaaaaaaaaaaacgttgaaaaaaaaaaaaaaatgttcacaataaaaattggaggaaaaaacaGCACGAGAAGAGCACAGATCTGAGGGAATATGCCCTAAAACCCAGGCAGGTGACACGCTGAAACTGACTTAAGATCGGAATCAGGTCATGTCTGCACGCATGCATCCAGGGCGCAGGCTCAGATCTGGACGGATGCACAAGGATGACATTCCTATCTGAGATCTGAACAACGGGTCAGTTGATGTTTGAAATACGAGACACTGGACACACTCAGGAAGTCtcgggacagaaagaaagagaacaagtggagACAGAATAATAAAGAGGCTCGACGCTGTGAGACCTTTGTGCTCACTTCCTCTTTGTGCTCCCTCTCCAGTGTCGTTTCGGGCAGTAGGACAGGCTGATGACCTTGTGCGTCTAATCCAAATCTCCGGTAGGTACCAGCTGGCCGTGACCCGGCGGAAGGAAGAGGAGCCCAGCAGCACCAGTGTCTACAATCTGAATGACCCTTGGACTCCCACTGTGGACTTCACTGACTTCATCAACAACGAGACCATTGCAGGGCAGGTCAGCTGAGAGGATGGAGGGGGAGGCTCGATGGGGAGGTGAGGGAAGCAGGGATGAGCTACTTCATCCTCTCCCAAGCCAGATTCCTTGGGGGTCTTTAGAACCCACTAAAGAAAAAAGCTTTGTGATTTCACGTTTTTCCTGGGCTAGTGAGCTGAATCCGTACACACAGGGCTACTGGAGGAGGCAGGCATGTCCTTCGCAAAGCCAGGCCTCAGGATCATCTTTCTTCTCCCCTGCCAGGACTTGGTGGCCTGGGTGACAGCTGGTTTCCTGCACATCCCACATGCAGAAGACATTCCCAACACGGTGACTGTGGGGAACGGTGTGGGCTTCTTCCTCCGACCCTACAACTTCTTTGACCAGGACCCTTCCTTCGATTCTCCTGATTCCGTCTATTTCCGGGGGGACCAGGATGCTGGGGCCTGCGAGGTCAATCCCATGGCCTGCCTCCCCCAGGCTGCTGCCTGTGCCCCAgacctccctgccttctctcacGGGGGCTTCTCTCACAGCTAGGGGGGTCCCTGGGATGGGGAATGTGGCCAGGGGCTCCAGGGCcagggtgtgtggggaggggaacaGTGGGCACTGGGCCAGGCAGCCTGGTACCCTCTTTTCTCCCAAGACCCCTCTGTATGGCCCTCCCTGACACCCCCTCCCTGCTGGGAGCATCCTGAGCCTGTGATGCctgaccctgggggaggggcagagacacaacTCAGCTTTGTTGGCCCTAGACCTGCTGGGTTCCTGACCCAGAGAGAGTGGCCAGCCGAAGCCTGGACTGATGGCCAAGCTTTTTCCAGAAGACTcctgttttttgtgggtttgttttgtttttgttttttatttctggctTTCCCAAATCTTTTTCATCCATCTCCAGGTTTCTCCTGAGCCTCCTCAGTCCCTCACTTGGGAGGTGAGGGTGGCGTTTCTGCCCTGGGGATAGTCCCCTAGAAGCCCCAGGGCAGGGTTCCTGCCAGGCCTACATATCCACGGATGAGCTAGAAAGGGTTCCTTAGCCCATGTTCCTCTTATACAagacctccttctctccctccttctcccttttgcctactgtttcttcttcatttcccaCCTGTTCTTATATCCTGAGATTTCCCTCCCAGCCCTGAGAAGATGTTCCTCTGTCCCGATGCTCCCCTAGCCTTGATTTCTCAACTTAGGTCTCCTCCCCTGGCTCTATGCCTGTGGAAGTCTCAAAATGCAAGGGGCATCTAGTTTGAGAGGACAATCCCTGTCTGTCCCCTGTGTCTGTCACAAACCGGACTAGGAGTtgtccccacccctgtcctgggGCAAGCTATAATTTCCCCGAGAAAGTTCCCTCCGCCCCTTTGTATTCACCTGCCTCGAAGTCTCTGGCAGAGGATGGTCACACGGACAGCAGCCGCTCAAGTTAGCATTTGAGGTGGATTTGTGGGTACAGTGGCAATGAGGAGCGGTCATTTTTGCCAGCGGTGTATGTGACCAGTGACCTCTACCCCGCAGCAACAGACATGGAAAGTTGGTGGGCACCAATGGTGAGAAGCAGTGAGACCCAAGAATTCCAGCAACCTAGAGGTGTCCAACACAGGTGGCCATGCAAatgagctgggaggggctgggggtggctcCTACCATGCTGTCCTTCAAGGGGGTCTGGGCGAGGGATGGGTATACCAATAGTGAGAGATTGGAAACAACAGAAACATCCTTTCCTAGAGGATTGGTTAACTTAATTCTTGTACCGCCTTACTatgcagctataaaaagaattctctctctttgtataCTAATATGGAATGATCTTCCAATGCGAACAGCAAGGTGTATGTagtgcccctcccctctgggttGTAGAAGGGAGGAAACTATAAGTACATATTcacgtgggggtgcctgggtggctcagttggttaagcgtcccactcttgatttcagctcaggtcatgatctcacagtttgtgagctcaagtcccacattgggactgtcagtgcagagcttccttggactctctctctccctccctctctctctctctctctgcccttcccccactctctatctctctctgtctctctctctctcaaaataaataagctttaaaaaaataaataaatacatattcactTGTATATGCATATTCACAAGAGACTAGTGATACTTTTGGGGAGGGGAACCGGGAGGTGGGGACGGGGCAGGGAGGAGACTTAGCACACTATATAcccttttgtatattttgaattttgagccATGTGACTGTATTACctattcaaaattaataaaaaatggacCCAACCAggacctgactttttttttttttttaattgacaagtCTTTTAGGAAGGGTTGAGGGTAGGTGGAGGGTAAAGTAAGTGAAGGTATGGACCCAGGGACTCAATTTGGTAAAGTTTCTGAGACCCGGAGAATGGATGTGGCCTCTGGTAACTCCTTTGCACTTTCTTGTCTGTCTATCCCCGATAACAATGCGAAACTTCAGCcaccctctctcactccctctctgtctctctctcttttttcctcctctctgtctctcttcaaagAGGGGACAATGAGAAACAATGGAGAGAAGTGACCTCTGCCTGCTGGAagcccaggccaggccaggaggTGAAGTTCAGGAAACCAGTTTGGGCTTCCGCTTAGCCTCTGACCAGAGGGAGACCCTGTCTAGGGAACTCAGGCATCACAGAAGCTTCTGCTACCTTCTGTGCTGCCCCAAGCCCAAGTTCACTTCTAGGTCAATGAAACAGTGGGTGGGGATACATCAGTAAGCTGGAGAGAAACTAGGTTCCAAAGAATAGGGAGGAAGACCTCAGCGAGGACAGCGGGCCAGTGACAGCTGCGTTAATTTGTGGCACTGCCTGCCTGGGGTGAAAGGAGTGACAACACAGAAGGAGACTGAGGACAAGGAGTGACTGAAGACTGagacagaggagaaaaaggatGTCATGACCAGCTGTGGGCTCTGACACTGACTTTGTACTTCTCTTTCTCCGACctaagtcatttaacttctccgCTACAGGCTGACTCTTCTTATGGGCAGCTGCACAGTGGTCACTGCTGGGGGAAATGGAATAAAGGGATGCTGgtgtccacccctcccccctccccatcacacTGACATGAAGCTTATGACCTCGAAACCCATGTCCACACCAAAGAGCGTGAGCGCTTGTGTGCCGTCATATGTGTGAGTGGGTGCAAATGCTCGCCAGCATTTGTCTGAAAATGTAACTGTGTGTGGTTGTGTCTCTACATGTCACCGTAAGGATGACACCACCTGCCCCAGCCTCAAATAAGAGGAGGTAAGATGGACCTGTGGATCATTAGAACGTCCACCCAGCTGGGGTCAGGAGGGCTACAAGGTGGACCTCCAGCCCCCTACCCCAATCCAATCTCTTCCTTAGACCACTGAGGCCAGCTTAGTGTGTTGGTGTCACATTTGTGATCAAGCGATAGGAGTGAATACTTATCAAGGATGTTAAATTCTGAAGGGACGGGTGCCCCAGTGCTAAAATCTTTAGGACATGGACTCATCGCCCTAAGAGGAGCTGGACAAGGGGAGCCCTGAGGCTTGGGTCAGAGGGCATAACTGGGACTTCTCTGGGAATGTAGACACTAGAACGCCCTGGAAGGAGCACATGTACTCACCTGCCTCTGCTCTCCTGTGGCCCCCAGGAAGGGCCCCAGCTCCAAGTACAAGAAGATTCCTTCATGCTTCCAACGAAGATTTACAGCGTGCCTTCTAAGGGCCAGGCACATGCAAGGCATTAGGATACACCAGTGAATAGGACGCACATTTTTGTCCTCGGGCAAGTGAGGCCAGTAAAGGATAGTTGCAGGCAGGACCGTtaaaagggaggtgggagggcgaCAATAGCAGGGGCTCCTGACTTGGGTTTGGGAAGGGCTTCCTGTGAGACATGATGTCCAAACTGGGGATAAGGAGGACAGTGGAGAGAATTTTCCAGGCTGAGGAAACAGCATGATCAAAGACCAGGAGGTGACAAGGTGGCACCATCCAAGTACCCAAGTTCAATGAGAGGCATGTGGGCTATAGGGAGAGCCTGGAGGGGCAAGCAGGGAACAGATGAGGGAGGGAGTCCTTGCAAGCCATGGTTACTCTAAGAGAAACGGGGAGCCATGGAAAGACTTGGGGCAAGAGAGTGGCAAGTGTCAGATTTGCCTTTTAGAACATTCCCTCTGGCCCAGATACAAAGCACAGAGTTGACAGAAGACCTGGCCATGGGCAGTGGGTCAGAAGTCAGAAATGATGGTGGCCTGAACTCctggcagggcctggggaggacCCCTGTGGGGAGTCTGGCCTTTCTGAGCTGCTCCAATCAGAACCCCACATCTgcatgcctccctcctcccttctccctcccacactTTCTGCTGAGGTTGCTGGGAAAATGAGGAGGGCTCTCTGGCCAGTAACTGGTCTTTTTCCTCCAGAACGGAAGAGCATTTTATTTAACGAGCACTTAACAGATCACTTGGGAAGGTCAGATGCTGATTGAAGAAAAATCCCAACAGTGCGGCTCTTCTATAGTTGGTGCAGTTACGTGATAATTGGTTAACTCATCCTTGTAGACTTTATACAATGCAAAGGGGGTTTGAGAAAACTTAAACCCctataaaagaaaaggaacttgGTGCCCCCGTGACAGCTTCTTTGACTGTTTCGTGATGAGGATGGGCTCATTAATTCCACAGCCTTTTTACCTGCTTAAGGGGGACCCCACCCTTCGGGCTCCCCCCAGAAGGTTCTCCTTCAGTTATCCACTCCTCTGTCTGTATcttttatctctccctctttattGGCTCTTCTTCTCAACTCTCATCTTGCTAAGCCTTCCTGGGGACCCTGCATCTCCCTGGCagggtcttctctctctctctcagtctgtgCCTTTTCAAAAACCCCTTCTTCCGAGGCATGTTCTATCCTTCCTGGGtctgcttcctctgcctccccagtCACTCTCGACCCATTGCCCTCCCTCTGCCGGCCCACAGCCACAGACATTGCTCTGACAAAGGTCACCAGTGACTTCTAAATGCAGAATCAATGGGCTTTTCCAGGCGCCTACTTTCTGGACCTTTTGGTGGCATTTGACAACACCACCTACTCCTGCCTTGACTTCCCCACATTCTGACCCCTCCCTGTCCATGCTGCTTCTCAGTCTCATATGCTGGCTCCTTTACCTCTGCTCCC from Panthera leo isolate Ple1 chromosome E1, P.leo_Ple1_pat1.1, whole genome shotgun sequence carries:
- the AOC3 gene encoding membrane primary amine oxidase isoform X2, translating into MNQKTTLVLLALAVITIFALVCVLLAGRGGDGGEPGQPPRCPSVSPSAQLRTPPSQSQLFADLSPEELTAVMSFLTQQLGPGLVDAAQARPSDNCVFSVELQLPPKAAALAHLDRGSPPPAREALAIVFFGGQPQPNVSELVVGPLPHPSYLRDVTVERHGGPLPYHRRPVLMREYQDIDQLIFDRELPQAAGLLHHCCFYKRQGRNLVAMNAAPQGLQSGDRATWFGLYYNVSGAGFFLHPVGLELLVDHKALEPAHWTIQKVFFQGRYYESLAQLEDQFEAGLVNVVLIPDNGTGGSWSLKSQVPRGPSPPLQFHPQGPRFSVQGSQVASSLWTFSFGLGAFSGPRIFDIRFRGERLAYEISLQEALAIYGGNSPAALLTRYIDGNFGMGKYSTPLTRGVDCPYLATYVDWHFLLESQAPKTIRDAICVFEQNQGLPLRRHHSDIYSQYFGGLAETVLVLRSVSTMLNYDYVWDMVFHANGAIEVRLHATGYISSAFLFGAARSYGNQVGEHTLGTVHTHSAHFKVDLDVAGLENWVWAEDTSYVPTAVPWSPEHQMQRLQVTRKLLETEEQAAFPLGGTPPRYVYLASNHSNKWGHPRGYRIQMLSFAGEPLPQNSSMERAFSWGRYQLAVTRRKEEEPSSTSVYNLNDPWTPTVDFTDFINNETIAGQDLVAWVTAGFLHIPHAEDIPNTVTVGNGVGFFLRPYNFFDQDPSFDSPDSIYFRGDQDAGACEVNPMACLPQAAACAPDLPAFSHGGFSHS
- the AOC3 gene encoding membrane primary amine oxidase isoform X1 yields the protein MNQKTTLVLLALAVITIFALVCVLLAGRGGDGGEPGQPPRCPSVSPSAQLRTPPSQSQLFADLSPEELTAVMSFLTQQLGPGLVDAAQARPSDNCVFSVELQLPPKAAALAHLDRGSPPPAREALAIVFFGGQPQPNVSELVVGPLPHPSYLRDVTVERHGGPLPYHRRPVLMREYQDIDQLIFDRELPQAAGLLHHCCFYKRQGRNLVAMNAAPQGLQSGDRATWFGLYYNVSGAGFFLHPVGLELLVDHKALEPAHWTIQKVFFQGRYYESLAQLEDQFEAGLVNVVLIPDNGTGGSWSLKSQVPRGPSPPLQFHPQGPRFSVQGSQVASSLWTFSFGLGAFSGPRIFDIRFRGERLAYEISLQEALAIYGGNSPAALLTRYIDGNFGMGKYSTPLTRGVDCPYLATYVDWHFLLESQAPKTMRDAICVFEQNQGLPLRRHHSNFYSHYFGGLAETVLVLRSVSTLLNYDYLWDMVFHSSGAIEVRFHATGYISSAFLFGAARRYGNQVGEHTLGTVHTHSAHFKVDLDVAGLENWVWAEDTSYVPTAVPWSPEHQMQRLQVTRKLLETEEQAAFPLGGTPPRYVYLASNHSNKWGHPRGYRIQMLSFAGEPLPQNSSMERAFSWGRYQLAVTRRKEEEPSSTSVYNLNDPWTPTVDFTDFINNETIAGQDLVAWVTAGFLHIPHAEDIPNTVTVGNGVGFFLRPYNFFDQDPSFDSPDSVYFRGDQDAGACEVNPMACLPQAAACAPDLPAFSHGGFSHS